The Bacteroidota bacterium sequence TCTGCTGCGGAGAGCAGCGCCGGCCGGGCGCGGGAGGCTTGCCGGGCGCGGGGGGCTGGCCGAGTAGGTCGGGCATGGAGCCCGGAGGTAGCGGCCCGCGCGCGGGCTGCGACTGTGCCGAGATGGGAGGTGGCTCCGCTCGCCAGCCGGGCGTCGGGGGCAACCCTACCACTGGGACGGGCGAGTCGCCCGTAAGATCCGGGACGTCCGGGTGGGCTACCGGTCCGCGGTGCTTCGAGGGCCGTCGCATCACACGACGAGGCAGCCGCGCTCTTCCTCCCGGATCGGCCCCCAGGATCGGGCAGGACACGAACGTAGCCGCGCGGCCGTCCGTGCTGGGCACGACCTCGCGAAAGCCAGCCCACCCCTGGGTAGCAGCGGGCGTCTCGAGGCCGAACGGGGCGTCCGCCTGGTGGCTCGCGCCCAACCGGCGGCTCGGCACCCCGGCGCTGGTCGGGACCGGTCTGGTGGTCAGGACCCGGGCGCAGGGTCCGACGAGTGCGGCGCACTTTGGCTCGGCCCGCCTCTGCGCGCCGACGCGAGGCGCGAGCGTCCTCAGCTCGTCCGCATGCCAGCGCTGCTGGCGCTTCGTCCCGCTGTCGCGGCCTGCCTGCGGACCCGACGAGCGCCGCCCCTGAAGCCGGAGCCTCGGGGGCAGCGCTGCCGCCGGCGCGGGGGGGCATGCCGTCAGCGCACCAGCGTCACATGGCCGGTCTGCACCGTGGCCCCGGCCGTCAGCCGCCAGACGTAGGGACCGGCGGCGAGGCCGCGCGCGTCGAACGAGGCTTCGTGCCGGCCCGCCGCGTGGAGCCCGTCGGCGAGGACCGCGACCTCGCGCCCGAGCATGTCGTAGACCGCGAGCCGCGCCGGACCGGCTTCGGCGAGGTCGAACTGGAACGTGGTCGAGGCGGCGAACGGGTTCGGGTAGGCCGCGAGCGCTGCCTCGGCTGCACGGGACGCCGGAGCCGTCGCGAAGGCATCGTCCCAGGCGGGGACCGTGAAGGCTGCCGGCGCACCGGCGACCGTGCCCTCCTTCACGATCTCGAAGGAGCGGGCCGCAATCGCCGTCCGCGTGCTGAAGTCGCCGACGTTGAGGTTCACGTCGTAGGTCCCGGCCGGGAGCCCGCCGGGGGCACCAACGGCGAGGCTCCGCGTGACGGAGGCCCCGGCCGGAAGCGTGGCCGAGGCCAGCAGCAGTTCCGCGCCGGCCGGGCCCGAGGCGTCGAGCCAGATGTCGACGGGCAGCGGCGCGCCGCTCAGGTTGCCGAGGGTGCCGGTGAAGGTGACCGCCCCGCCGCCCGCGCCGAGCGTGTCGGGGGACACCGTCGCCGTGAAGGACGCCGGGCCGGTCTCGGCCGTGATCACCGAGCCGACCGAGTTGGTGGTGCTCGCCCAGCCGCCCAGCCCCTGCGGCCGGAAGAAGTTGCCGAGGAACGTACCCACCACCGGCGGCTCGAACTTCCGGTAGCCGACGGCGAAGTCCGTGTTGCGCTCGAGGATCGTCACGGACC is a genomic window containing:
- a CDS encoding T9SS type A sorting domain-containing protein; translation: MHGSLRCTLTLALALLLAPGVLAQAVVYDNSVTEVGTTSFSAIGNEFANTVALGGTERQVTSVSVALNRQLTSNSGTLDLQVRLYDVAASGEPGTLLYQGPVLEDVPLPSGSETVFFVDFDIPGVTVPDDAAWSVTILERNTDFAVGYRKFEPPVVGTFLGNFFRPQGLGGWASTTNSVGSVITAETGPASFTATVSPDTLGAGGGAVTFTGTLGNLSGAPLPVDIWLDASGPAGAELLLASATLPAGASVTRSLAVGAPGGLPAGTYDVNLNVGDFSTRTAIAARSFEIVKEGTVAGAPAAFTVPAWDDAFATAPASRAAEAALAAYPNPFAASTTFQFDLAEAGPARLAVYDMLGREVAVLADGLHAAGRHEASFDARGLAAGPYVWRLTAGATVQTGHVTLVR